The following coding sequences are from one Desulfuribacillus alkaliarsenatis window:
- a CDS encoding U32 family peptidase, giving the protein MENVELLAPAGSLDILKTAVHAGADAIYVGGPAFSARAGAKNFTYEEMQAGITYAHFYNRKVFVAINTLVRDDELKKLRRYIEELAAMAPDAVIVQDLGVAKVVRELLPELPLHASTQLTVSNRYGVQALKVLGFCRVVLARELTISEIADIVAAHPDIQIETFVHGAQCFSYSGQCLMSSLIGGRSGNRGQCAQPCRLPYQLDSKSGTLLSPKDMFGMPQLSELVNTGVHTLKIEGRLKNRDYVFYTVKAYREILNKLSQNTQPNNIAEAVDGLSKGIRQIFNREFSPGYLTGDLGAELISLDRHNNKGIPIGQIQAFNRKQRILTIWLEEHLSIGDGVYIESKEGDGFGFTVTDMIVNGMQTTEAKAGTKVELPLSEWEIKNKVAGKQTITKGDVIYKSFDKKLSQEIVESDQPPKIAIDFKLIAKAGQSPCLEYADEDNNKGEVTTDYTIEKAHKHPITEEAIAKQLQRLGNTEFILRELQTDVEPGVMLPSSVLNDLRRLAVDKCTVQRIDRTPYKFQDLQEISNNGLTDSYSETSINWGYEPALKYEPALIAKIGDPNIAGSVSKQYQRIYFVGTIENLKKAVQKAGAIPVYYVITAMVKEQQLEQARMQIKQAVNAGVTGFVVNQIGQRELILTIDPKISIVYDVGMNVFNKLAYRELMGTNPLAINLSVELNQQQLNEFRRLGEVYIHSRYRLMISEHSLLSESCKNSTASEKHNKRNKYEILVDRKGYNLPTIENEFGQVEIYNSQVTTLLQELAILKKHKHSGYIVDISRDFIEEAKQLRVIETYAEAFRIVFNDSKQTGASDAISDKLRNMHLQLTKEYGENITKGHWQRGVK; this is encoded by the coding sequence ATGGAAAACGTTGAACTATTAGCCCCAGCAGGGTCGTTAGATATTTTGAAAACGGCTGTCCATGCAGGGGCTGATGCCATATATGTAGGCGGGCCGGCATTTAGTGCCCGTGCAGGGGCAAAAAATTTTACATATGAAGAAATGCAAGCAGGCATTACTTATGCTCATTTTTATAACCGAAAAGTATTTGTTGCAATCAATACATTGGTCAGAGATGATGAGCTTAAAAAGCTAAGGCGTTATATAGAGGAGCTTGCCGCAATGGCACCAGATGCGGTCATAGTACAGGACTTAGGCGTAGCGAAAGTTGTTCGGGAGCTATTACCAGAGCTACCTTTACATGCTAGCACGCAGTTAACTGTATCTAATCGTTATGGAGTACAAGCATTAAAAGTCCTAGGATTTTGCAGAGTGGTTTTAGCAAGGGAGCTAACAATAAGTGAAATAGCTGATATTGTAGCTGCACATCCAGATATCCAAATTGAAACGTTTGTACATGGTGCACAATGCTTTAGCTACTCCGGACAATGCTTAATGAGTAGCCTGATTGGTGGGCGTAGTGGGAATCGGGGTCAGTGTGCGCAGCCATGCCGTCTTCCTTACCAATTAGACAGCAAGTCTGGAACGCTGTTAAGTCCGAAGGATATGTTTGGCATGCCTCAGCTCTCGGAATTAGTTAACACAGGTGTTCATACATTGAAAATTGAGGGACGCTTAAAAAACCGTGATTATGTGTTTTACACTGTTAAGGCATATCGAGAAATTTTGAATAAACTGTCGCAAAATACCCAGCCAAACAATATTGCGGAAGCTGTAGACGGCTTATCAAAGGGTATTAGACAAATCTTTAACCGTGAATTTTCTCCAGGGTATTTAACAGGTGACTTAGGCGCAGAGTTAATTAGCTTGGATCGCCATAATAACAAAGGGATACCAATTGGACAAATACAGGCATTTAACAGGAAACAGCGCATATTAACTATTTGGCTTGAAGAGCATTTAAGCATAGGAGATGGCGTCTATATAGAGTCCAAGGAAGGTGATGGCTTTGGTTTTACCGTAACTGATATGATAGTTAACGGGATGCAAACGACCGAGGCTAAGGCAGGTACTAAAGTCGAGCTACCATTAAGTGAGTGGGAAATAAAAAACAAAGTAGCTGGCAAACAAACAATCACTAAAGGCGACGTTATCTATAAGAGTTTTGATAAAAAACTTTCCCAGGAAATAGTGGAGTCTGATCAGCCACCTAAAATAGCAATCGACTTCAAATTAATCGCTAAAGCAGGCCAGTCACCCTGCCTAGAATATGCAGATGAAGATAATAATAAAGGGGAAGTAACCACTGACTATACTATTGAGAAGGCACATAAGCATCCAATTACCGAGGAAGCTATTGCAAAACAGCTGCAACGTTTAGGTAATACAGAGTTTATATTGAGGGAGCTACAGACGGATGTAGAGCCTGGAGTAATGCTTCCAAGCAGTGTTCTAAACGATTTAAGAAGACTAGCAGTTGATAAGTGCACAGTTCAAAGGATTGACAGAACACCCTATAAGTTTCAGGACTTACAAGAGATTTCTAATAACGGGCTTACTGATAGTTATAGTGAGACTAGCATAAATTGGGGTTATGAGCCTGCATTAAAGTATGAACCAGCATTAATTGCTAAAATAGGTGACCCGAACATAGCGGGAAGCGTTTCGAAACAGTATCAGCGGATATATTTTGTTGGCACAATAGAAAACCTTAAAAAAGCAGTTCAAAAAGCTGGCGCAATTCCAGTGTATTATGTAATAACTGCAATGGTAAAAGAGCAGCAGTTGGAGCAAGCAAGGATGCAAATAAAACAGGCAGTAAATGCTGGGGTTACAGGATTTGTTGTAAATCAAATTGGTCAACGGGAGCTAATACTAACAATTGACCCCAAAATAAGTATTGTATATGATGTGGGCATGAATGTATTCAATAAGCTTGCTTATCGCGAGCTGATGGGTACAAATCCGCTAGCGATTAATTTGTCAGTGGAGCTAAATCAGCAACAATTGAATGAGTTTAGAAGGCTGGGAGAAGTATACATTCATAGTAGGTATCGTCTAATGATAAGTGAACATTCCTTGCTATCTGAGAGCTGTAAGAATTCAACTGCTAGTGAAAAACACAACAAACGCAATAAATATGAAATCTTGGTAGATAGGAAAGGCTACAATTTACCAACAATCGAAAATGAATTTGGCCAGGTAGAAATATATAACTCACAGGTAACAACCCTGCTGCAGGAATTAGCTATACTTAAAAAGCATAAACACAGTGGCTACATTGTAGATATAAGTCGAGATTTCATAGAGGAAGCTAAACAATTAAGAGTAATAGAGACATATGCTGAAGCATTTAGAATTGTCTTCAATGACAGTAAGCAGACGGGAGCCTCAGATGCAATCAGTGACAAATTAAGGAATATGCATCTGCAGCTTACGAAAGAATATGGGGAAAACATTACAAAGGGACATTGGCAACGTGGTGTAAAATAG
- the pxpB gene encoding 5-oxoprolinase subunit PxpB: MLSYQPLGDSGLRIEFSKEINRATIIKIRSFLDILEAQGHKFIIESVPGYNTLTVFYRPLLISYEGLVCICKELERQHFSTFTNLTETIDILNVKDLSNAKDTFKVSDRVIEIPVLYGGEHGPDLEDVAYTNGLTAEQVIEIHAEPVYLVYIIGFTPGFPYLGEMSEKIATPRLAEPRLNVKAGSVGIANQQTGIYSVDSPGGWRIIGHTPLKIFNPASDTPFLLNAGDMLIFKSIDRDEYEEIHGRVEHEQHRH; this comes from the coding sequence ATGTTAAGCTATCAGCCATTAGGTGATAGTGGCCTGCGAATTGAATTTTCTAAAGAAATTAACAGAGCAACTATAATCAAGATTCGTAGCTTCCTTGACATATTAGAAGCTCAAGGACACAAATTTATTATAGAGTCTGTGCCTGGATACAACACACTAACTGTCTTCTATAGGCCTTTGCTTATATCTTATGAGGGGCTAGTGTGCATTTGCAAAGAGCTAGAGAGGCAGCATTTTTCTACTTTTACTAATTTAACAGAAACTATAGATATACTTAATGTTAAAGATTTATCTAATGCTAAAGATACATTTAAAGTTTCCGATAGAGTGATAGAAATCCCTGTACTATATGGTGGTGAGCATGGCCCCGACTTAGAAGATGTAGCTTACACTAATGGGCTTACAGCTGAGCAGGTGATAGAAATCCATGCAGAGCCTGTATACTTAGTATATATAATTGGTTTTACACCTGGATTTCCTTACCTTGGTGAAATGTCTGAGAAGATTGCAACACCAAGACTTGCTGAACCAAGGTTGAATGTGAAAGCAGGCTCCGTTGGTATAGCTAATCAACAAACGGGTATCTATTCAGTTGACAGTCCAGGTGGCTGGAGAATAATTGGGCATACCCCTTTGAAAATCTTTAATCCAGCAAGCGATACACCCTTTTTGCTCAATGCTGGCGATATGCTGATATTCAAGTCAATTGATAGGGATGAGTATGAAGAAATTCATGGGAGGGTAGAGCATGAGCAGCATAGACATTAA
- the polX gene encoding DNA polymerase/3'-5' exonuclease PolX, whose translation MDNYVIAWYLRQIAILTELQGGKDFQAIAYKKAASTIEGLTGSIRELPKNKRASLPGIGSKILAMVEEYIETGRISKYEKLRADTHDDFLTMLKINGVGPKSIRLLNKHLGITSLKELAAAVKARKVRKIPGIGAKFEMRVAAGIEHLTKPPTEFTLDSVLPLAKSIVEAFKEQSLINNISTAGDVRRMKDTINQLDIVISCDDVQATVEAIKKLPNIHKLLTEDKSSLTLHMEYNIYLPVRFKLAKPESYIYTLHEQTGSRSYLEFINKTAKQKNVDLNQAWTSEQELLQALELPYVEPEIRELPFLDAIADNKLPNLVQLSDIKGDLHMHSHYSDGIHSIEEMAKKAMELGYEYIAITDHSQSLKIAKGLTVEKWNQQKREIQNLNKQFDKQFQILTGTEMDILTDTSLDFDEEFLEKVELVVASIHTGFQQDKERQTDKFLAALDSTYVDILAHPTGRLIARRAGYDIDLDRIFKKAQNTKTCLEINSSPDRLDLNAENARKAAKEYGLLISINTDAHDKEALHDMELGVAVARRAGLEAKDILNTKSKQELLEYLHAKRYSKQD comes from the coding sequence TTGGACAATTATGTAATTGCGTGGTACTTAAGGCAAATCGCAATCTTAACAGAGCTACAGGGTGGTAAAGATTTTCAGGCGATTGCTTATAAAAAGGCTGCCTCTACAATAGAAGGACTAACAGGGTCAATTCGGGAGCTACCAAAAAATAAACGGGCAAGCTTACCTGGCATTGGATCAAAAATTCTAGCTATGGTAGAGGAATATATAGAAACTGGTAGAATTAGCAAATATGAAAAATTACGCGCAGATACACATGATGACTTTTTAACTATGTTAAAAATAAATGGTGTAGGACCAAAATCGATTCGCTTATTAAATAAACACCTAGGAATAACCTCGTTAAAGGAATTAGCTGCGGCTGTGAAGGCACGCAAGGTTCGTAAAATACCAGGCATTGGAGCTAAATTTGAAATGAGGGTTGCAGCTGGAATCGAGCATCTAACAAAGCCACCAACGGAATTTACACTTGATTCTGTGCTGCCTTTAGCTAAATCAATTGTTGAGGCGTTTAAAGAACAATCACTCATAAACAACATATCAACTGCTGGTGATGTACGAAGAATGAAGGATACCATTAATCAATTAGACATAGTAATAAGCTGTGATGATGTCCAAGCGACAGTTGAAGCTATTAAGAAGCTGCCTAATATACATAAGCTGTTAACAGAGGATAAGTCCAGCTTGACATTGCACATGGAATATAATATATATCTGCCCGTTAGATTTAAGCTTGCAAAACCAGAGAGCTATATTTATACTTTACACGAGCAAACAGGTTCTAGGTCATACTTGGAATTTATAAACAAAACTGCCAAACAGAAGAATGTAGATTTAAATCAAGCTTGGACCTCAGAACAAGAATTATTACAGGCGCTGGAATTGCCATATGTAGAGCCGGAGATTAGAGAGCTACCCTTCTTGGATGCAATTGCAGATAATAAGCTGCCGAATTTAGTCCAGCTATCAGATATTAAAGGGGATTTACATATGCATTCCCATTATAGCGATGGAATCCATTCGATTGAGGAAATGGCTAAAAAGGCAATGGAATTAGGGTATGAGTATATTGCAATTACTGACCACTCACAATCCTTAAAAATAGCTAAGGGGCTTACGGTTGAAAAGTGGAATCAGCAAAAGCGAGAAATACAAAATCTAAACAAACAATTTGACAAGCAATTCCAAATACTTACAGGCACAGAGATGGATATTTTAACAGATACATCCTTAGACTTTGATGAAGAATTTTTAGAAAAAGTCGAGCTTGTGGTTGCTTCCATTCACACTGGGTTTCAGCAGGATAAGGAGCGGCAGACAGATAAATTTTTAGCAGCTTTAGATAGTACGTATGTTGACATTCTAGCACATCCAACTGGTAGGTTAATTGCCCGTAGAGCAGGATACGATATTGACTTAGATAGAATATTTAAAAAAGCTCAAAACACAAAAACATGCCTAGAAATCAATTCAAGCCCTGATCGGTTAGACTTAAATGCAGAAAATGCTAGAAAAGCAGCTAAGGAATATGGTTTACTAATAAGTATAAACACCGATGCCCATGATAAGGAGGCCCTTCATGATATGGAATTAGGAGTAGCGGTTGCTAGAAGAGCAGGACTTGAGGCAAAGGATATATTAAATACGAAAAGCAAGCAAGAGCTGCTAGAATATTTGCACGCTAAACGATACAGTAAACAGGATTAA
- a CDS encoding biotin-dependent carboxyltransferase family protein, producing MNNQSVDVCATATIEKAGLYDTLQDNGRYGYRSKGVPVSGAMDNYSYTIGNLLLGNYRNDPSIEITMVGPTISFSQPTEIVITGADFRAMINEKPAKLWQRIKIQAEDILTFSQAKQGCRAYLAVKGGFQVPQVLGSVATYTKAKLGGLAGKRLQVGDKICYRSSNNSKASNNSFKKAFNYQERNYHSLSYKLRPNINIQDVELRVILGPQQQYFAEESVQALLSNSYQVTKDIDRMGIRLQGKPLEFKASPHQAGGQEIITDAVAYGAIQVPANGQPVILGVDSQTTGGYAKIACVISADLPKVAQLRHLQHVYFTAVSIEEAQAIYKKQELIYSTLEGIING from the coding sequence ATGAATAATCAAAGTGTCGATGTATGCGCTACAGCAACTATAGAAAAAGCAGGATTATATGACACCCTGCAGGATAATGGTCGATATGGTTATCGGTCTAAGGGTGTACCTGTGAGTGGAGCTATGGACAATTACTCATATACGATTGGGAACCTATTATTAGGGAACTATCGAAATGACCCTAGTATCGAAATTACAATGGTAGGCCCAACAATTAGCTTTTCCCAACCAACTGAGATAGTGATAACAGGGGCAGATTTTCGGGCTATGATAAATGAAAAACCAGCAAAGCTTTGGCAACGGATAAAAATACAAGCCGAAGACATATTGACTTTTAGTCAAGCAAAACAGGGTTGTCGAGCATATTTAGCAGTGAAAGGTGGTTTTCAAGTACCACAAGTTTTAGGGAGTGTAGCTACTTACACGAAAGCTAAACTAGGCGGATTAGCTGGGAAGCGACTACAGGTCGGTGATAAAATATGCTATAGATCAAGTAATAATAGCAAAGCAAGTAATAATAGTTTTAAGAAAGCTTTTAACTATCAGGAGCGTAATTATCACTCGTTATCTTATAAATTAAGACCTAACATAAATATTCAAGATGTGGAATTGCGAGTAATACTTGGTCCTCAGCAACAATATTTCGCAGAAGAAAGCGTGCAAGCTTTATTATCAAATAGCTATCAAGTGACAAAAGATATCGATAGAATGGGAATACGACTTCAAGGAAAGCCTCTTGAATTTAAGGCATCCCCCCATCAAGCTGGCGGGCAAGAAATAATAACAGATGCCGTAGCGTATGGTGCGATTCAAGTTCCTGCGAACGGTCAACCTGTTATTCTCGGCGTGGATAGTCAAACAACAGGGGGATACGCAAAAATTGCTTGCGTAATTTCAGCAGACCTGCCTAAGGTTGCTCAGCTACGCCATTTGCAGCATGTATATTTCACTGCGGTATCCATAGAAGAGGCGCAGGCGATATATAAAAAACAAGAACTGATTTATTCCACCTTAGAGGGAATCATTAATGGATAA
- a CDS encoding LamB/YcsF family protein, with amino-acid sequence MSSIDINCDMGESYGIYSFGNDDEIFPYITSANIACGFHAGDYNVMAQTITKALENNVAIGAHPGYPDLIGFGRRHIPMTPREIYNMLVYQIGATQAMTKALGASLQHVKPHGALYNLAAVDKAVAKAIVEAVYDTTPESIIFGLANSILISTAEENGLRVGNEIFADRTYNADGTLTPRTEKNAIIVDAEAAILQCKAIIENQTLKADTICIHSDNRDAVIFAKSLNMGLINAGVKIQAIGNCSHE; translated from the coding sequence ATGAGCAGCATAGACATTAATTGTGATATGGGAGAAAGCTATGGAATCTATTCATTTGGCAACGACGATGAAATTTTTCCGTATATAACCTCAGCAAATATCGCCTGTGGGTTCCATGCAGGAGACTACAATGTGATGGCACAAACAATCACTAAGGCATTAGAAAATAATGTAGCAATTGGTGCACACCCAGGATATCCAGACCTAATCGGATTTGGACGCAGACATATACCTATGACACCCAGAGAAATATATAATATGCTAGTCTATCAAATTGGTGCTACCCAAGCTATGACTAAAGCGTTAGGTGCAAGCTTACAGCATGTGAAGCCTCATGGTGCACTTTATAACCTAGCGGCAGTAGATAAGGCAGTTGCTAAGGCAATTGTCGAAGCTGTGTATGATACGACACCAGAGAGCATTATTTTTGGCCTAGCTAATAGTATCCTAATTAGTACAGCTGAAGAGAATGGATTAAGGGTTGGGAATGAAATATTCGCCGATAGAACCTATAATGCTGATGGAACGCTTACACCTAGGACTGAGAAGAATGCAATCATAGTAGATGCAGAAGCGGCAATTCTACAATGTAAAGCAATTATAGAAAATCAGACTCTGAAAGCAGATACAATCTGTATACATAGTGACAATCGTGATGCAGTTATATTTGCTAAATCCTTGAATATGGGCCTGATAAATGCAGGAGTAAAGATTCAGGCAATAGGAAATTGCAGTCATGAATAA
- a CDS encoding endonuclease MutS2, protein MRTKDLEILEYKKVIQLIAERAQTSLGKERAEQMAPTNKLDVAIRLQQETKEAKAILNTKGPISFGGIRDIRAPLHRANIQGVLNEEELLNISSTLRGTRLLINFFQDYWKNHAKLVQADKTALYPYYEQLQAHPQLEKDIDACIDDNGQVKDTASTILLQIRRQIHTVRSRARQKLEDIIRNSNHQKMLQDLIITTRNDRYVIPVKQEYRGVFGGIVHDQSSSGATLFIEPQAVVALNNQQRELEVKEKNEVDRILKELTDKVAVYAQEIITNINNLMELDFVFARAIYANDRRGVFPKLNDKGIINAIKVRHPLLPDKEVVPVDISLGKEYRSIVITGPNTGGKTVTLKTVGLLSLLVSSGVQPTTEEECEFSIFDGVYADVGDEQSIEQSLSTFSGHMTNIIYILKVATPKSLVLLDELGAGTDPQEGAALAMAILTDLHKQRVTTIATTHYSELKNFAFDMPQMINASVEFDIQSLRPTYRLLIGVPGKSNALAIARRLGLSDRHIKLAEGFLSREQQDVNALLDDLEEQRRGLEQEKKKIKAQVQELEEERSLLEKEFEKFAIEKDKKIKQLEQRAKVEVAKAKQAAEDMINELREMQKQQSTAVKDHLLIEKKKQLEGLDELNLGSKDANDNAALRAKQLVKLELGDEVQVKSLRQKGNILKKVSDTEYLVQVGIMKVTLKRDDLEKIKGKPIVQSKQIVRLQKEHENVKMELDLRGKTIDEAIYEIEQYIDKVILAGLHEVSIIHGKGTGALRAGVQDYLKHHPRVKATRFGAANEGGMGVTVITLC, encoded by the coding sequence ATGCGAACAAAGGATTTAGAAATACTAGAATATAAAAAGGTCATCCAACTCATAGCAGAACGTGCACAAACAAGTCTGGGTAAAGAACGGGCGGAACAAATGGCCCCAACAAACAAACTTGATGTTGCAATCCGCTTACAGCAAGAAACGAAGGAAGCGAAAGCAATTCTTAATACTAAAGGGCCAATATCCTTTGGTGGTATTCGTGATATCCGTGCGCCACTACATAGAGCCAATATTCAAGGTGTTTTAAATGAAGAGGAACTATTAAATATTAGTAGCACGTTAAGGGGAACACGTTTACTGATTAACTTTTTCCAGGACTATTGGAAGAATCATGCTAAGCTTGTGCAAGCGGATAAGACAGCACTGTATCCCTATTATGAGCAATTGCAGGCACATCCACAGCTAGAAAAAGACATAGACGCTTGCATCGACGATAATGGTCAAGTGAAGGATACGGCATCTACAATATTATTACAAATACGCAGACAGATTCATACTGTCAGAAGCAGAGCTCGGCAAAAGCTAGAGGATATAATTCGCAATTCAAATCACCAAAAAATGCTACAGGATTTAATTATTACAACCCGTAACGATCGTTATGTAATTCCTGTTAAACAAGAATACCGTGGTGTGTTTGGTGGGATTGTCCACGATCAATCCTCCAGTGGAGCTACTTTGTTTATCGAGCCTCAGGCGGTTGTAGCTTTGAATAATCAGCAGCGCGAGCTTGAGGTTAAAGAGAAAAATGAAGTTGACCGTATCTTGAAGGAATTAACGGATAAGGTTGCCGTATATGCACAGGAAATTATCACAAATATTAATAATCTTATGGAACTAGATTTCGTTTTTGCAAGGGCTATCTATGCAAATGATCGACGAGGGGTATTTCCAAAGCTTAATGATAAAGGAATTATTAACGCAATTAAAGTAAGGCATCCATTATTACCTGATAAAGAAGTTGTGCCAGTAGATATTTCATTAGGTAAGGAATATAGGTCGATTGTTATTACTGGTCCAAATACAGGGGGTAAAACCGTAACACTTAAGACGGTTGGACTCTTATCACTACTTGTGAGTTCTGGAGTTCAGCCTACAACAGAGGAAGAATGTGAGTTTTCTATATTTGACGGTGTATATGCTGATGTCGGTGACGAGCAAAGCATCGAACAAAGTCTATCAACCTTCTCAGGGCACATGACAAATATTATTTATATATTAAAGGTAGCTACGCCTAAAAGCTTAGTATTGCTAGACGAGTTAGGTGCTGGTACAGACCCACAAGAAGGGGCAGCACTAGCAATGGCTATTCTTACAGACCTTCATAAGCAAAGAGTTACTACAATTGCGACAACCCACTACAGTGAATTGAAAAACTTTGCCTTCGATATGCCGCAAATGATAAATGCAAGCGTTGAGTTTGACATTCAGTCCTTGCGTCCGACCTATCGGCTTTTAATTGGTGTTCCAGGCAAAAGTAACGCATTAGCAATAGCAAGACGATTAGGCCTTAGCGATCGACATATTAAATTAGCGGAAGGCTTCTTAAGTCGTGAGCAGCAGGATGTTAACGCATTATTAGACGATTTAGAAGAGCAACGCAGAGGTTTAGAGCAGGAGAAAAAGAAGATAAAAGCTCAAGTCCAGGAATTAGAAGAAGAACGCAGCTTACTCGAGAAAGAATTTGAAAAATTTGCAATTGAGAAGGATAAGAAAATTAAGCAGCTTGAGCAACGGGCAAAGGTAGAGGTTGCTAAAGCAAAACAAGCAGCAGAAGACATGATTAATGAGCTAAGAGAAATGCAAAAACAACAGTCTACAGCAGTTAAAGATCATCTGTTAATAGAAAAAAAGAAGCAGCTTGAGGGCCTTGACGAACTGAACCTAGGGAGCAAAGACGCCAATGATAACGCTGCTTTACGTGCTAAACAATTAGTGAAATTAGAACTAGGTGATGAAGTACAGGTTAAATCGCTTCGACAGAAGGGTAATATTCTTAAAAAGGTATCAGACACGGAGTACCTTGTCCAAGTTGGAATTATGAAAGTAACATTAAAAAGAGACGACTTAGAAAAAATCAAGGGGAAACCGATTGTCCAGAGTAAGCAAATTGTCAGACTTCAAAAAGAGCATGAAAATGTCAAAATGGAGCTTGACCTAAGGGGTAAAACAATTGATGAAGCTATCTATGAAATAGAGCAATATATCGATAAGGTGATTCTAGCTGGTTTACACGAGGTATCGATTATCCATGGTAAAGGCACGGGGGCACTTCGTGCAGGGGTACAGGATTATCTTAAACATCACCCAAGGGTGAAGGCCACTCGATTTGGAGCAGCTAATGAAGGTGGTATGGGAGTAACGGTGATTACGTTATGTTAA